The Diceros bicornis minor isolate mBicDic1 chromosome 1, mDicBic1.mat.cur, whole genome shotgun sequence sequence tttttcttttttttttttttgagaaaggtcagccctgagctaacatctgccaatcctcctctttttgctgaggaagattggccctgggctaacatccttgcccatcttcctccactttatatgggatgctgccacagcatggcttgactagcagTGCCGCAGCctgcgtccgggatctgaaccccaggccgctgcagtggagcacgcgcacttaactgctacgccacccagccggcccctttCCATCCTTTCTATGAGCTAccccagagaataaaaaacttctctctttattatttaaaaaaatttttttgtgaggaagatcagccctgagctaacatccatgctaatcctcctctttttgctgaggaagaccagctctgagctaacatctattgccaatcctcctccttttttttccccaaagccccagtagatagttgtatgtcatagttgcacatccttctagttgctgtatgtgggatgcggcctcagcatggccggagaagccgtgtgtcggtgcgcacccgggatctgaacccaggccgccagtagcagagcgagtgcacttaacctctaagccatggggccagccctatttttttaaattttgcttgtcACCAAGAATCAGTGTCTGTTACCAACAAGCACCTATAAAACCCCCCCTACAGGCCCGCCCTGGGTCAGCTGCTGTAGaggtcacacagacacacatggcaGACTTCCTGCCCTCCAGCTGCTTACATCTCAGACAGAAAAGCAATGGTAACAATTTAATCCAGTGCCCTCCTATGCAGGTTCTAAGTGGAAGAGAGCCCGGCCATGAGTGGGCTACATCTGGAGGAGAAAAATGCTTCATGGAGGGCATAGCACATGTCTCTGGGAAGAAGTCACTTTTAGGCATCTGTCCATTCCACGATCTCTTCATCAAAAACTGTCCCTCTCCACCCAGAGCAGTTGGCCCTGATGGCCAAGATGGTACTTCATGACCGCATTGGTGGGGCGGAGCACCTGCCCCCCATCTACGTTTAGGGAACTCCCCACTGCATGCGTCCTGGTGGAAGGTGGGGTCCACCTCCCAGTGCAAAGCAGAAAAGGCCAGATACTCGTGCTCCCATCATCTGTGGTAGTGAGGTGCCTGCTCATGACTTGGGTTCCACTAATCAGACATTCCCATAAGATGTTTCCTCTGCAGCTTGTGACTCAAAGAAGTGCGGACAAGAGAATCCAttctggtggtggtgggggccaCGTCCAGTGCCCAGGGGAATGTGGCTGCCGTGCCAGTGAGCAGTGCCACCATTGATAAGAGGTGCAAACTGCCTAGTCCAGCTCTTGGTGCTACTGGCAGCAGGACCCTCAGAAAACCATTTCTGCAATGTGATTGTGGCTGTAGTTCTAGCTGCTTGTCCATTCCTGACTTTGCTTGTTTTCCAAGCTTGAAAATTCTGTGATTGAATTGATATCCTtacaataaatttcttttctgctCAAATCAGCTTTCATTGCTTGCAATGAAGAGCTTGGCCTCCCTGCCCACAGCTGATTGGACCAGAGGTGGACACTTGACTCGCGATAGACCAATCAGATTATCCCTCCTGACTTAGCTTCTGTTGGTTGCGCTGAAAGCCCTGCTGTCTGCGCGCACATGGGCAGCAGAGAAGGAGGTCTGTGGAGAATCAAGCAGATGAAGTGAGAAGCTACACgtggggggggagagagagagagagagagagagagagagagagagagactggtaCCTCTAGTTCCTCATGAAGCCCTCTGTTTCTGCCCCTTTGGGTTCCCCGTGGCACTCCTGCATCCTTAAAATATTAGGTTGAACCGTATGAAATTGTTGTTTTTATAGATCAAAAAGGTCTATCAATTGCTATCAAATATCAGCAATTACGTATGGTGAAACCTAGTAAGTTCCCCCTTTTGGCCTAAGCTGGCCCAagagggtttctttttttgtgtgtgtgaggagattagccctgtgctaacatctgccaatcctcctctttttttttttttttttgctgaggaagactggccctgggctaacatctgtgcccatcttcctccactttatatgggacgccgccacagcacggctcgccaagcagtgcgtcagtgcgcgcccgggatccaaagcgaaccctgggctgccgcagtggagcaggCACAcataaccgcttgcaccacagaGCCGGCCCCTCAAGAGCGTTTCTTTACTTGCAACCCAAAGGGCTTTGCCTACAACAGTCAGACATTCCATCAGCTCAGAAGTAGGGAGTGGAACAGGCAGAGACACAAAGCAGAAGCAGAAAACAAGAGTTTTCCCTGTCTGGCAGAGAATGTCCCCAGTGAGGaggctgctgtgcagaccagTGGCTACAGGACTTCCCGTCTCGTCGGGCACTGTCTCTGAGGTCACTGTCCTCTGCTGGTTTATGACCCATGAACACCCAGAGGAACTGCAGCCCCACCCAACTCACCTCAGTACTATCACGTTAACACATAGTCTTGAAtaatgcttttgtttttgttttctccatgTTGTGGTGTTTCCTACTCACGTGTGCACTTTTTCCTACCTATCCCAGCTGTCCAATAATAGGGGACTGGTGAATAAGCTGTGATATATCCATTCAATGGATTACTATATGGCCATTAAAGTAAtgactggggctggggtgggcgcTGGGGTGGTGGGAGTGATGTAGGAGACTTGGTAAGACTAGTTACCATGGAGAATGGGGCTGGGAACCACCCAGTGATGAGGGGAAGGACTACTGAACTGTTCAAAACCCGGCTGAGGGAGGATCACGAATTTGTGGTGGTGTCGCCCCCTGTTGTGCCTTTTCTTCTGGTTGTAGGCAGCAGTCCTGGAGATGGGAGGTGGAAAGACAAAATTTTTTGGTCCAAAGATGGGACCTGGGAAGCCAAGGTGGCCAAAGAACATTGAGGGTCCTGGCAGAGGAAGTGATGCACCCAAGGGCTGGataggaaaggaagtgaggctaaGAATAGGGGATGAACTGGGGGAAAGGGGACAAGCTACGGGGCTGGGAGCTTCATTCAGTGGGGTGGGGACTGTTTTCTCTTCTGCTGTGTATCTCTGTTGCCTAACACAGAGcctgatgctcagtaaatgtctattgaatgaatgacttaAGGAAGGCATGGGTTATAACTGGCATTAGAGCCAGAGACTGGCATTCTGCTTTTCCTCAGAGAGCCAGTAGTATCCATCATGGTGGCAAGTACCACTTCAGGTCAGAGAGAACTGAGTTCAAATCCAAGCTTCATCAACAacaagctatgtgaccttggacaagtcacctaacctttctgagcctagactttcttttctgtaaaCAGGGATGATAACAGCTCTCTTGGAAGTCTGCTGCATGGATCAAACGAGATGCCATGTGttgagcacttagcacagtggctggcacttTGGGATCACTTGCTAAGCACCGCAGGAGCAATAACGGTCTCCAAGAGCCTGGTTGGTTTTGGAGGCTGCAACCAAATCAAATTGCTGCATTTAGTTAAAAGACATGAGTGCAGGATCTGAAGCTAGACAGCCTCCTCCATTTACCAACTGACTGTgacatttctgagcctcagtttcccttttacTTAGTGGGGATGCTGTCAGGACCTACCTAGTAGACTGGTTGGGAGACGTGGGTGATAACTCCTGTAGAGCATTTAGCACACTGCAGGCGCACAGTAGATGTTGGCTTCTAGTGTTCCCCATCTGCTGAGATGGAGTGGTCCAGGGGAGGAGCAGGCTTTGTTGAGGGTAGAAGAACAggagttttggacatgttgagtttgagatggCATAAGACATGAAGTGGAGTTCTTAGGTAGGCAGCAGGATATAAGTCCAGAGGGGAGGGCTGAGATGGGGAAAAATATtggggagtcatcagcatatagatgatatttaaagccatggacTAGATGAGATCGCCAGGGGAGTGAGTGCTCAGAGAAAAGACAAGAATGAGGATTGAACCCTGGGGCGTCTGACGCTTAGCAACGGTGGAGACGCTTGTCACTGCAAAGCTGGTGTCCGGACATAGAAGTGTGGAGGCTGCATAGCAACCTTTACCTTGTGCCCTCTTCTGtactctgtgctgggctctgacAAAAGTGCTttccaaaaattaactcatttagtaTTCATAACAACCCTTTAAGGTAGACAcaattattgtccccattttgcagatgagaaaactgagacacaggaagataaataacttgctcaaggtcacacaggcagcaagaggcagagctgggattcaaactagGCAGCCTGGCCTCAGAGTTTCTctcttttctaatttctaattgtGGATAAACAAAGTGCTGACTGGACTTTGCAAGGGAATGCTGAATTTCTTAGCCTCTGACTCTTGAGAGCAGAACTAGGAGAATCATTATGGAATAAATTGCCCTCAGAGGTCCCATTTAGCCTTGACATTCTAGGATCAAACCCAATTAGCATTTCAGATTCTTGGttgaggaaagaagaggaagaggggttTGATCAATCTATAACCCTGATTGATCACTTACTCCATGCAAAGCCCTGGAAGGTTCTGGGGTGGGGAGGTTAGGAGGAGGCCCAGGGCTCCTCCTTGAACAGTGGACTCGAGCACCCGCATTTCCCACCCGCTTCACTAGTTACTCTCAGAATCATGGTGGCTGATTTGAGCAGGAGCCAGAGTCCAGGTGGGAAGTTGCGGTGGCCCAGGGGGAGTAGCCTTGGGGTCATCCTTTATCTCCACTGGGGTACAGTTGCTCTATGGGTTCAATTGCCCCATAAAACCTCACTGTGATATGGAGGCAGTTGGAGTTCATTTACCCCTCGTGGAAGGTTCTCAGTGAGCGTCTGAACAAATAGGTGAACCCTGGTTCAAGAGGCAAAGAGGCAGGGCGTGGGCGGGAGGAGGGCTGGAGGGTCAGATGCCCAGAGACTCCAGCGcaggggagaggagcacagctgAGTCAGGCATCCGGGGCCAATGCTGTCTTTTCCCACGTCCCCACCACTCCCAGCCTGCCTTTGACGCTGACCTTGCATGAGTAGCTGCTCAGGAGAAAACCGTTCTAACCATGCAGAAGGAAGTCCATGGGAAAGGGAGGTAAGTGGGGGGCTGGAGAGACCCTCTGGTCCATCCTGCCAGCTCTTGCCCACATCCCCCAGCCTGGAACTTCTCAGGTAACTGTGCATCACAACCACTGGGAACTCGTCAAATGCAGATTCCAGGGTCCCCCCAGACCTCCCAAATCAGACCTTCTGGGGGTCAGGGCCCAGGGATTTCCATTTTTCACAAGCCCTCCCCTCCTGGCCCCAAGGCACGCACCCTCAGCAGTGTATGCTGAAGACCACACTTTGAAGAACTCAGCCTCACAGCCTATTCCAGACAGAGCTGAACAAATAAAATGAAGTCCACAGTATCCCAATGCCTACCAGGTACACATCCACGAGGAAGTATAAGATGCAGCCTCCCCTCTTGAAGGGATTACACTCTAATCGGGAGATAAAAGACACGCTTTGTGAAGAGTTAAATGAAGGCTACAATAGATAGTAATTCAAAACCAGAGGCAGGCAGGCTCGACAAATCGCCAATGAGTGGGAAGAACAGCATCGTTCAACGAGCACCTACAAAACACTAGATCCTGTGCTAAGCACTGAATCTATatattctcatttaatctcaTAAAAGCTCTGGAAGAAAGGTATTTTTATCCCCACTAAATAATGAGTAAATAAAGGCTTTGGCTTATTTGTCAGTTCCTCTCAGATCAGCCTTCCTTGACCCTTAGGAGGTGGTCAGGTTGATGGCTCTGTTTTCCCACAATATCCCAGTGTTACAGCCTTTATCTCATTTATCACACTGTGTTGTAATTTGCTGTTATTGGGCTGGGTCTCCCACAGGACttgaggacagatacttagtAGTTCCAGagtctagcacacagtaggtgctcaggtaacatttgttgaatgaatgaaggttgTGTGTCTGAAGTCTCAGAGCTAATATGTGAAGACTAATACGTGCGACTCTAAAGCCCAGCTTTCCCTCTGAGCCATTACAAGCGGATGGTACACACTAGGGGGATTTCTGTAAGGAGCAATCTATAAGTTGGAgtaatcagagaaggcttcctggaggaggtagaGTTGGAAGGACAATTTGAATTTGGAAAGACAGATGAAAGGTGAGCAGTCATTCCAGGCAGGCCAAGCATGAAGGTGGGATTCTACAAAGTGCACACTTCCTCCAAGACTAGAGACCCCAGGGGATTTCAGGAGACTACACCCCACCCCTAAGTCTTTCTAGCTTACCCACCCATTATCACCTTATATCTAACTTACATCCCAATTACTGCTGTTAAATTATTTTCCCCCAAGTTTTACAGGGAGATGGCAAATGCTCTATTGTTTTCCCATGCCTGGACCAGGGTGACATCATGTGTTCTATTAGTGGACTTCTCCATTGGAAAAGTCCCTTTTAATAACAAAtgggatagttttcagttttcatgAAGACACAGATCCATTAATGTCTATGATATACGGCTACgtggaaaaaaaaagcaagacaaaaTAGCATCTTTAGATTTCATTTTTgttaaaagaacagaagaaaaaaaggataagCACAAACACGATTGTGCACATGTGGAAAAGTCTAGAAGGTTATACGCCGAATTTAGTAGCAGCTGGCCCTGGAAAATGAACCGTAGTGAGATGTGGGGCTTTCATTTCTACTTTAGCGGTGTTGAGCTTCTGtctttttaaacattaattttacAATTGAAAAACAAGACCCTACAGTGTGATTATAGGTAGCTTTCAGTTTATTTGTGCTTTGTTCCTCCCAAATTTTCTACTATGAATATccattacttttaaaattaaaagcccTTTCCTCCATAAatgttgttaaaaagaaaagaaatcgaTTCGCAAGACGGCACAATTTGTGCAGCTGGGGGGCAGGAGGTTTGGGGAAAGTTCTGAAAGTATTCTAAACTCTGAGTCCCAAGAAATTTGGCACCCAGGCAAGCTAGGTGTAAACCAGTTCAGTCCCAACTTGGCAAAACATGTTCAGAGCTATAGAATGTTCCAGATCCCCACACTCTGTTATCCCATCCTGGGGCTTCAGCTCAaggaaatacttaaaaaaaaaaaaaaatcctctacaTCTACTGAAGCTCACCATGGTCTTGCATTTAAGGGGGTCAGCAGGGATCCCCTAAAAGTCCAAAGGCAAACATCATGCAGCCATGTCTAACAATGAACATGGCAGCGTTATAGAAATATAGGACTGTGTTTAAAAACTAATgctaagtaaagaaaaatcaaacgGGATATTGCATTTACACTGTGATTATGGCTATTATGTATCTGTTATAATTAGAGTCAGTGAGAAAGAAAGGATGagacagaaggagggagagaagggctaagagggaggaagagaatagaaaaaaatatagggccggcccggtggcttagcggttaagtgcacgcgctccgctgctggcggcccgggttcggatcccgggcgtgcaccgacgcatggcttctccggccatgctgaggccgcgtcccatatacagcaactagaaggatgtgcggctatgacatacaactatctgctggggctttgggggaaaaaataaataaataaaatctttaaaaaaaaaaaaagaaaaaatataaacagttaCAGGGTTAGGTAATGGCATGATGGACGATTTTTGGAAATGTCCTTAAacgatgttttttttttttttttttttaattttatttatttatttattttttcccccaaagtcccagtagatagttgtatgtcatagctgcacatccttctagttgctgtatgtgggacgcggcctcagcatggccggagaagcggtgcgtcggtgcgcgcccgggatctgaacccggaccgccggcagcggagtgcgcacacgtaaccgctaagccacggggccagcccttaaaCGATGTTGAAAGTTGTTTTGGTAGTAAACATGAACTGTACACAGGGGCTCTGtgactttggcaagttacttttCTGAAACTTGGTTTCCTCCTTggcaaaatggggacaataatggtacctacttcctacagttgttttaaagattaaatgagagaaccCATGTAAAACTCTCAGCATCATGCCCAATGCACaacaaacactcaataaatgtcagctattattgtcattgttattTCATCATTTTATCAATGAGGGGAAATTCTCATATGCTCTCTgtgggagtgtaaactgctaAAGCCTTTTGGAAAGGCAGTAGAGTAACAGATATAAACATTTTGGATACAAAAACCTTTTGTTCCAGGAATTTCATGTCTAGGAATTCATCCTTAGCAAATAATCCTATTAAATAATCTGACATGTACACCAAGAGATGTGAATGAGCATGTTTATCTCACAgttgtttataatagaaaaagattggaaacaacctaaagatCCAGCAATAGTTATGTAAATCATGAAACATACATATAATAGAATGCTCTGGAGCTACTGAAAAGGATATGATACACCTTTACGCAATGATATAGACACGTACCTATATCATTACATAAAAAAGAGGGTACAGAAAAATATAATCTCATTCATATAAGAAAGTATATGTACACATTTAAAAGTTCAGAAGGATAGATATCAAACTGTTATCAAGCATCCTCTCTGCCAGGACTGTCATTGCTCTgaattatttgaaatattaatatatataatttatcatcagaaaatccacaatggtgtgtgtgtgtgtgtgtttatcattttctaaaaaataagacCCCTGGCTGGGGTAAGGAGTTCCCAGATTAGAGACCGAAGACTGGCAAAACAGGACAAAGTTGGTTTCATCAGTTCAGACACCACTCAGTCCCGGGTCTGGGGGTCAGCACCTGTGGTCAATTCTGCTTTGGATAGAAATGATGGGGATTCTTGGAGAGCTGACTCTGGAAAAGGAGACAGACTTGCAAAATTTtccttaattaataataataagaaggAGAGCCTTCATAGGGTGCTTCATGCTTTGCATCATCTGTTTGATCCAGAGAGCAGTCCCAGGAGACAGGCAGGGCAGGAGTCACCACAGAGGGGATGGAGTCTCCGAGTGCAGAGTGGTGCCAGAAGACAGCACAGGGGCAGGAAGTCAAGGCTCTGAACTCCTAGTCCTCCCAGTTGTGAAGCTTCTCCTAGCTCGTGTGTGGGGCACAGCGGGTCTTCAAGGCACCCTGGCCCCTCCTCCTCTAAGTGGGCTCCCTGGGCCCATGGGCTGCTGCTCTACTCTGCTCGCATTATCTGCACCCTTCTTGTGTTATTCTCCTTAAAGTGCTCTTTGCTGCAGCCAAACTCATTGTTTCCTTTCATTGTGGCCTTTCCACCTTCATCACCCTGTTCTCTCATCTTAGAATGTTGTCTCCCTACTGTCACAGCCTCCTCCAACGTTACTGTTCTTTTAAACATCCAAATTCTACTGTTCCTTCCGGACCTGCATCAAATGGACTTGGCTAGAAGCTTTTTTGGGAACGATGAATGTCTCGCTCAGTGTTTCCTCAGTGCCAGTAGGTGCTTGATGAACGAGGGGCTGAGTGAGTAAATGAGGGATGAGGAGAGCATGGAGGCAGGCATGGGCAGAGGCGGGTGACGCCTCAAACCTTGCCCAGGTGCTGGCCCTGGGAGTGCAATGGGATCACAGCCAGCGCTGCCCCAGGTGAATAACCTCAGGGCTCAGCCTCCAGGTCCTGCCCACATCATAAAACAGCAAGCGCCTCTTcaggggtgggagagggaagTGGGGTGACTTAAGGGCTGAGCTCAGCATCTGGGAGCGTTTATAAGCCAGGGCACCAGACGCCTCCGCACCACGAACCTTCTCCCTCACTCGCGCGCTCTCTGGCCTCCAGCTCTCCCAGCAGCATGGCCTTCACCGGCAAGTATGAGATCGAGAGTGAGAAGAATTATGACCAGTTCATGACGCGCATCGGTGAGTGACCTCCTGAAGACCCCTTCCCTGGCTGCTCTATCCCAGCCAGCTCTGGGCCAGGAACCCAAATCCCtggatttcatttattcattcattcactccttcatttGTTGAGCAACTAttttgttccaggcactggggctAATAAGAACCATATGACTCTTTGACTTTAATGCACTTAGAGAATATTAGTTTGTCCACTTTCTGATGGAAAacttgaggcccagagaagtcgaGTTACTAGTCCAAGGTAACAAAGCTAGTAATTGGTGAAGTGGAGACACGACTGGTTTATTCATTCAAACATTTATCGAACACCTGCTATATGCAAGGGCCAACACAATATCATTGATGGGGCATCTCAGCATGACTTGTAAATCAGTGGCAGAGGTCATTAGAACCCAGGACCCTATGATGAGATGATGAATGGTGTCACCACATCCTGCCGGGGGAGAGGTGACCAAGGGGTTAGCATAGAGACCAGGTTTGACAAGCCAGtcattcactcagtcattcaacaaacaaggGCCTcttactgtgctaagcactgtgggCAGAGATCAAAGATCCCACTCCCCTCACTGCTCAGACTTGCAACACTGGTTGTGAGGAGCCAATGAGACAGTGGACTCGACAATCCTGCAGAAATCTTGGTGCGCTAAGTCTGAGGCAGTGCAATTGTCAAGGTTCAGAGGACAGTGCCAGGGGACCTGTGCCCTCCTCCTGGTGGCCAGGGAGCCCCTGAGAGCAGGGCCCATGTGCTCTGGATCCTTGGGGAGTCAAGAGCCCTTCGGGGTCAACTGTTGTGAGTGGCCCTGAAGGAACAGTGGCTTGGCTTCACCTGCAGCAGTCTAGTGTGGAACTGGAAGTGAGCCAGGCTCGTTCTAGAGCCCGTTCTGCCATGAACCCCCACTGAGATGTTGGGAGGCCCCTTTCCCGCTCTGGGTCTTCGTTTCCTAATCTGTGAAATAAGAGCGTTAGGAGACTGTCTTGATGGTCCCATACATTCTCGAACTTTGTGAGCTTGGCATATTTCTGTTATATTTATGTTATAGTACTATCAGAAGAGCAGCTGTTATTTCTTGTCACTTATATGCCAGGAGCTTTACAAGACACAATCACTTTAATCCTTGCAACAGCCCTGTGAAATGGgccttatcatccccattttgtggatgaaaacatcgaggctcagagaggtagtgACTTGCCCACGCCACATGGGTCGTGGTAGAACTGGGGTCTGTGCTCTTCATCACCATGCTCGCCTGCCACAGGGGAGGAAAGCTCTTTCCCAAAGCCACAGGGTATAAGCAGCTCTGACATGGCTGCTCTGCTCGTCCCCGGGCCCAGGGCTCCCCACTGAGACTATCGAAAAGGGCAGAAACTTGAAGACCATCTCGGAGGTGCAGCAGGATGGGCAGACCTTCACCTGGTCCCAGCACTACCCCGGGGGCCCCTCCATTACCAACAAGTTCACCATCGGCAAGGAGTCTGAGATGGAGACCATGGGGGGCAAGAAGTTCAAGGTGAGAGCCgctggccacccctccctccttctccaggtttcCGGCACTTCCCCTGGGGCTGCTCCCCAAGCAGAGGCTTCTTTCTCGAGCCTGGCCTCCAGCATTAGGAGCTTGAGTTACTTAGCAATTTAACCACTCCCGGTTTTTAAGGCTATTGTCAATAAGGGACACTATAATGACAGCAAAAATTGTTAACATTTGCTGAGCACTTAATCTATCCTAGACACTTGGTGAATACTTCACACACATTCATGCAGTTAATCCTATGAGGTCCCTACAATTactatcccattttatagatgggggaGTTGAGCCAAGCCATTGGAGTAGGTTGCCCGGTCACACAGCAGGGGCCGGCCTTcacacccaggcagtctggctttagAGAGCATAACCACTTTTTTATGGTGCCTCTCAGTATAGCCTAGAGATTGATAACCCCAGAATCAGACTCATCTGTGTTTGAAGCTGCAATCTTGGgtagaaaagaagtaaaaggtgGCTGTTTGCCCCCATCCTATCCAGACTGGTCCCTCAGGTCTTCCACCCATTCTGGGTCCCCTCTAGCCCCCAACCATGACCACGAGCACTTTGCTCCTCAGGCTGCCAAGGTGGAGAATAAGCAGTCATAATGTTCATATTCTGCCACTTGggtatttaaaaatgttaacaatcTCTCATGGTGTGTTTCTGGATCAGCACATATTGATTtgccttattctttttaatggctgcagtgTCCTATAGGATAGGAATGCTatcctttatttacttatttatttttggtgaggaagattcgccctaagccaacatctgtgccagtcttcctccattttgtatgtgggtctccaccacagcatggcctccgacgagtggtgtaggtctgcgccggggaaccgaacccaggccactgaagcagagtgcgccaaacttaaccactaggccacggggccagccccctatcaTCTATTTAACACTCCTGCACTGGTAGATATTTAGGTCATTTATCGGTGGATCATCTAGGTTGGATACTGAGGTTGTTCActcttacaaacaatgctgcaattgACGTCATTGCATGACATCAATGTCATCCTGATAATGATGATCATAACTGACTCTGTAGTTAACAAGGAGCACTCAGCAcgagccaggccctgttctaagcactttacatatgtcACATTAAATCATTTCCTCCTCACAATCACTTTATGAAGTAGGTATAGTTACTACTcccatattatttatttatttatttgctgaggaagattcgccctgagctagtatctgtgccaatcttcttcctcttcctctattttgtatgtgggttgctgctacagcgtggctgatgagtgctgtaggtccatgtcccagatccaaacccatgaacccgggccgccgaagcggagcgcactgaacttaaccactatgccatggggccggcccaccacctgcattttatttaattaattaatttatttattttttgtgaggaagatcagccctgtgctaacatctgccaatcctcctccccttttgctgaggaagactggccctgggctaacatctgtgcccatcttcctccactttatatgggatgccgccacagcatggcttgccaag is a genomic window containing:
- the FABP6 gene encoding gastrotropin yields the protein MAFTGKYEIESEKNYDQFMTRIGLPTETIEKGRNLKTISEVQQDGQTFTWSQHYPGGPSITNKFTIGKESEMETMGGKKFKATVQMEGGKLVVDTPNYHYSSEIVGNKLVELSTVGGVTYERVSKRLA